In one Paracoccus everestensis genomic region, the following are encoded:
- the aspS gene encoding aspartate--tRNA ligase, translating to MHAYRSHTCGDLTAAHAGETVRLSGWVHRVRDHGGVLFVDLRDHYGMTQVLADSDSPVLAAMDRLRAETVIRIDGRVKLRDASLVNPKLPTGAIEVYATDLEVLGPSDELPLPVFGDQEYPEETRLAYRFLDLRRESLHNNIMLRSQVVRSIRNRMWDQGFTEFQTPIITASSPEGARDFLVPSRLHPGKFYALPQAPQQFKQLIMVAGFDKYFQIAPCFRDEDPRADRSPTDFYQLDLEMSFVDQEDVFAAIQPVIQGLFEEFGGGRPVDADWPRIPYAEALLKYGSDKPDLRNPIEMQVVSDHFRGSGFGIFAKLLEQEGTEVRAIPAPTGGSRKFADRMNAFAQREGLPGMGYIFWRKAEDGSTEAAGPIAKALGVEPTEAIRQQLGLGEGDAVFFLGGKPEQFEAVAGRARNEIGRELGLTQENQFKFAWIVDFPMYEKTDDGRIDFSHNPFSMPQGGLDALNGDPLQVKGYQYDLACNGYELISGAIRNHKPEIMFKAFELAGYPASEVEKRFGGMVKAFRYGAPPHGGCAAGIDRIVMLLADEANIRQVIMFPMNQRAEDLMMGAPSEPTNEQLRDLRLRPLPKE from the coding sequence ATGCACGCCTATCGCAGCCATACCTGCGGCGATCTGACCGCCGCCCATGCCGGGGAAACCGTCCGCCTGTCGGGCTGGGTCCATCGGGTTCGCGACCATGGCGGCGTGCTGTTCGTCGATCTGCGCGACCATTACGGCATGACCCAGGTGCTGGCCGACAGCGACAGCCCGGTCCTTGCCGCGATGGACCGCTTGCGCGCCGAAACCGTTATCCGCATCGACGGCCGCGTGAAGCTGCGCGATGCGTCGCTGGTCAATCCCAAGCTGCCCACCGGCGCGATCGAGGTCTATGCCACCGACCTAGAGGTTCTGGGGCCTTCGGACGAACTGCCCCTGCCGGTCTTCGGCGACCAAGAATACCCCGAGGAAACGCGCCTCGCCTATCGCTTCCTGGATCTGCGGCGCGAGTCGCTGCACAACAACATCATGCTGCGGTCGCAGGTGGTGCGGTCGATCCGCAACCGGATGTGGGACCAGGGCTTCACCGAATTCCAGACGCCGATCATCACCGCGTCGTCCCCCGAAGGCGCGCGCGACTTCCTGGTGCCTTCGCGCCTGCATCCGGGCAAGTTCTATGCCCTGCCGCAGGCCCCCCAGCAGTTCAAGCAGCTGATCATGGTCGCGGGCTTCGACAAGTATTTCCAGATCGCGCCCTGCTTCCGGGACGAAGACCCGCGCGCAGACCGCAGCCCCACCGACTTCTACCAGCTCGACCTGGAAATGTCCTTTGTGGACCAGGAGGATGTCTTCGCCGCGATCCAGCCCGTCATCCAAGGGCTATTCGAGGAATTCGGGGGCGGCCGCCCGGTCGATGCCGACTGGCCGCGCATCCCGTATGCGGAAGCCCTGCTGAAATACGGCAGCGACAAGCCCGACCTGCGTAACCCGATCGAGATGCAGGTCGTCAGCGATCATTTCCGCGGCTCGGGCTTCGGCATCTTCGCCAAGCTGCTGGAGCAGGAAGGCACCGAGGTCCGTGCCATTCCCGCCCCCACCGGCGGCAGCCGCAAGTTCGCCGACCGCATGAACGCCTTCGCACAACGCGAAGGATTGCCTGGGATGGGCTATATCTTCTGGCGGAAGGCCGAGGATGGTTCGACCGAGGCTGCCGGCCCCATCGCCAAGGCCTTGGGCGTCGAGCCGACCGAGGCGATCCGCCAACAGCTTGGCTTGGGCGAGGGCGATGCCGTCTTCTTCCTGGGCGGCAAGCCCGAGCAGTTCGAGGCCGTTGCGGGCCGCGCCCGCAACGAGATCGGCCGAGAGCTTGGCCTGACGCAGGAAAACCAGTTCAAGTTCGCCTGGATCGTCGATTTCCCGATGTACGAGAAGACCGACGACGGCAGGATCGACTTCAGCCACAACCCGTTCTCGATGCCGCAGGGTGGGCTTGATGCGCTGAACGGCGACCCCTTGCAGGTCAAGGGCTATCAATACGACCTCGCCTGCAACGGCTATGAACTGATTTCGGGCGCGATCCGCAACCACAAGCCGGAAATCATGTTCAAGGCCTTCGAACTGGCGGGCTATCCGGCGTCCGAGGTGGAAAAACGTTTCGGCGGCATGGTCAAGGCCTTCCGCTATGGCGCGCCGCCGCACGGGGGCTGTGCCGCCGGCATCGACCGGATCGTGATGCTGCTGGCGGACGAGGCGAACATCCGTCAGGTCATCATGTTCCCGATGAACCAGCGGGCCGAGGATCTGATGATGGGCGCGCCC
- a CDS encoding CPBP family glutamic-type intramembrane protease yields the protein MVANTPDAVRPRLWLGIEFAALYIGAPLAIALFMPGHLLFEALAVFSLVGLFLLWRTGGFGFRSLVTGWSRMPWLEVLGLSVATLLAGTAILYFTYPERLFPMLGSGMLPLIWVFYPILSALPQELIFRPLFFHRYGALLPSGHGAIAINAAIFSFAHLMYWSSVVAVMTFVGGWIFARAYLRHGFPAAWLLHALAGNLLFTLGMGAYFYSGNVVRPF from the coding sequence ATGGTTGCAAACACGCCTGACGCGGTAAGACCCCGCCTTTGGCTGGGGATCGAGTTCGCGGCGCTTTATATCGGGGCGCCGCTGGCGATTGCGCTGTTCATGCCGGGCCATCTGCTGTTCGAGGCCCTGGCGGTCTTTTCGCTGGTGGGTCTGTTCCTGCTGTGGCGCACCGGCGGCTTCGGGTTCCGGTCCCTTGTCACGGGGTGGAGCAGGATGCCCTGGCTGGAGGTTCTGGGCCTGTCGGTGGCGACCCTTCTGGCAGGTACGGCGATCCTGTATTTCACCTATCCCGAACGGCTGTTCCCGATGCTGGGATCAGGGATGCTGCCGCTGATCTGGGTCTTTTACCCGATCCTGTCGGCGCTGCCGCAGGAACTGATCTTCCGCCCGCTGTTCTTTCATCGTTATGGCGCGCTGCTTCCATCCGGCCATGGCGCCATTGCCATCAACGCGGCCATCTTTTCGTTCGCGCATCTGATGTATTGGTCGTCGGTCGTGGCGGTGATGACCTTTGTGGGCGGCTGGATCTTTGCACGCGCCTATCTGCGGCACGGCTTTCCGGCGGCCTGGCTGCTGCACGCCCTTGCCGGGAACCTGCTGTTCACCCTCGGCATGGGCGCCTATTTCTACTCTGGCAACGTGGTGCGACCGTTCTAG
- a CDS encoding glycoside hydrolase family 25 protein: MLVLAVACARTPERGGYRPAPGPGAVPQLGDSAPHDWGGRHPYGHAVHGIDVSRWQGDIDWNRVRGSGISFAFIKATEGGDHYDANFHRYWREAAAARIPRGAYHYYYFCRSGAEQAAWFIRQVPREIGSLPPVIDLEWTNSRTCPYRPSPAQIKQQASIFMDIVGRHYGQRPIIYTTVDFYRDNRLGDMRAEFWLRSVANHPSVPYPGQQWAFWQYTGTGIVPGIRGNTDLNAFAGTRADWVRWLQTRLTR; the protein is encoded by the coding sequence ATGTTGGTATTGGCGGTGGCCTGCGCGCGCACGCCAGAACGCGGCGGATACCGCCCCGCGCCCGGTCCCGGCGCCGTTCCGCAACTGGGCGATTCGGCCCCGCATGACTGGGGCGGACGCCACCCCTATGGTCATGCGGTCCACGGCATCGACGTGTCGCGCTGGCAAGGGGACATCGACTGGAACCGCGTCCGTGGCTCGGGGATCAGCTTTGCCTTTATCAAGGCAACCGAAGGGGGCGATCATTACGACGCCAACTTCCACCGCTACTGGAGAGAGGCCGCAGCAGCCCGGATCCCGCGCGGCGCCTATCACTATTACTATTTCTGCCGCAGCGGGGCAGAGCAGGCGGCATGGTTCATCCGCCAGGTCCCGCGTGAGATCGGATCGCTGCCGCCGGTCATCGACCTGGAATGGACCAATTCCCGGACCTGCCCGTATCGGCCTTCGCCCGCGCAGATCAAGCAGCAGGCCTCCATCTTCATGGACATCGTGGGCCGCCACTACGGTCAGCGGCCGATCATCTATACCACGGTCGATTTCTATCGCGACAACCGGCTGGGCGATATGCGGGCGGAATTCTGGCTGCGTTCGGTCGCGAACCATCCCAGCGTTCCTTATCCCGGCCAGCAGTGGGCATTCTGGCAATATACCGGGACCGGCATCGTGCCGGGCATTCGAGGCAATACCGACCTCAATGCCTTTGCCGGAACACGGGCGGACTGGGTGCGATGGTTGCAAACACGCCTGACGCGGTAA
- a CDS encoding IS630 family transposase (programmed frameshift) → MAVGITRTDLSASDLRREAAQVKDARASRRMLALAHVLDGRSRTEAAQSCGMDRQTLRDWVHRYNAEGLAGLVDRPLSGRPARLSAEQMRELAVIVETGPDPSTDKVVRWRRIDLCNVVDQRFGIRVAERTMSAILHRLGFARLSVRPRHPQADGEAHKRYIKNFAELARAALPNEAQGKPLEIWFQDEARVGQQGTLTRVWARKGTRPRAPKDCRYAWAYIFGAVCPARRIGAALVMPYANTEAMNAHLAEISGQVSPGAHALLVLDGAGWHSSTDLIIPPNISLLPLPPYSPELNPVENLWQFLRQNTLANRVFDSYDAIVDVCCDAWNTLLAMPERVASITSRDWAQVSG, encoded by the exons ATGGCAGTGGGCATCACACGCACGGACCTTTCAGCATCGGATCTGCGGCGGGAGGCGGCTCAAGTGAAGGACGCGCGAGCGTCGCGCCGGATGCTTGCGCTGGCGCATGTGCTTGACGGGCGAAGCCGGACGGAAGCGGCACAAAGCTGCGGTATGGATCGGCAGACGCTGCGTGACTGGGTTCATCGTTACAATGCCGAAGGGCTGGCCGGCCTTGTCGATCGGCCGCTTTCCGGGCGGCCAGCGCGGCTCAGCGCCGAGCAGATGCGCGAACTTGCCGTGATCGTCGAAACGGGGCCTGACCCGTCGACGGATAAGGTCGTGCGTTGGCGTCGGATTGACCTCTGCAACGTGGTTGACCAGCGGTTTGGCATTCGCGTGGCGGAGAGGACCATGAGCGCGATCCTTCACCGGCTCGGCTTTGCGCGTCTCTCAGTCCGGCCGCGCCATCCGCAGGCCGATGGCGAAGCGCA CAAGCGGTATATAAAAAACTTTGCCGAACTGGCGCGCGCAGCCTTGCCTAACGAAGCGCAAGGAAAGCCCTTGGAGATTTGGTTCCAAGATGAGGCCAGGGTGGGCCAGCAGGGAACATTGACACGCGTGTGGGCGAGAAAGGGCACACGCCCGCGGGCGCCAAAAGACTGCCGCTACGCCTGGGCCTACATCTTCGGGGCGGTCTGCCCGGCCCGCAGGATCGGTGCGGCGCTCGTCATGCCCTACGCGAACACGGAGGCGATGAACGCCCACCTGGCCGAAATCAGCGGGCAGGTATCGCCCGGTGCACACGCGCTCCTTGTTCTCGATGGCGCCGGCTGGCACAGCTCCACAGACCTCATCATCCCGCCCAACATCAGCCTGCTGCCACTGCCACCTTACAGTCCGGAACTGAACCCGGTCGAGAACCTCTGGCAGTTCCTCCGTCAGAACACCCTCGCGAACCGGGTCTTCGACAGCTACGACGCCATTGTCGACGTCTGCTGCGATGCCTGGAACACCCTCCTCGCAATGCCGGAACGCGTCGCTTCAATCACCTCACGCGATTGGGCGCAGGTCAGTGGATAA
- a CDS encoding FAD-binding oxidoreductase: MSLPAEFSDRLRGILGTRLSEAAADRDHHAQSEAFHRSPPPDAVAWPQNAEEVAAILAACNDARVPVIAWGTGTSLEGHALPVRGGISLDLSRMDKVVEVRPEDMQASVQPGVTREALNTELRATGLFFPVDPGANASLGGMAATRASGTTAVRYGTMRDNVLALQVVLADGRIIRTGTRAAKSSAGYDLTGLFVGSEGTLGVITELTLRLHGQPEEVAAAVCAFDSLDHAVECVSVTIQSGIPMARIEFVDAASARAFNLHSGSGLPEKPHLMIEFHGSPGSVREDAARFGDIAAEFGAQGFAWATTAEDRARLWRMRHGAYHACLALRPGASGLITDVCVPMSHLPAAVHAAAADIAAEGLVGPILGHVGDGNFHSLLLVDPADAAEMAAAKRVAIRMAERALAVWGTISGEHGVGIGKRGLMAAQHGEGWDVMGQIKAALDPHDILNPGKLVPDRN; encoded by the coding sequence ATGAGCCTGCCTGCCGAATTTTCCGACCGCTTGCGCGGCATCCTTGGCACGCGCCTGTCCGAGGCAGCGGCAGACCGCGACCATCATGCGCAGTCCGAAGCCTTTCACCGCTCGCCCCCGCCCGATGCCGTGGCCTGGCCCCAAAATGCCGAGGAGGTGGCGGCGATCCTGGCGGCCTGCAACGATGCCCGCGTTCCGGTGATCGCCTGGGGCACCGGCACCTCGCTCGAGGGTCATGCCCTGCCGGTCCGGGGCGGCATCAGCCTGGACCTGTCGCGCATGGACAAGGTGGTCGAGGTTCGGCCCGAGGATATGCAGGCCAGCGTCCAGCCCGGCGTCACGCGCGAGGCATTGAATACCGAACTGCGCGCGACCGGGCTGTTCTTCCCGGTGGATCCGGGTGCCAATGCCAGCCTTGGCGGGATGGCCGCGACGCGGGCCAGCGGCACGACGGCGGTGCGGTATGGCACGATGCGCGACAATGTGCTGGCCTTGCAGGTGGTGCTGGCGGACGGTCGGATCATCCGCACCGGCACGCGGGCCGCGAAATCCAGCGCGGGCTATGACTTGACGGGGCTGTTCGTCGGGTCCGAGGGCACGCTGGGCGTGATCACCGAGCTGACCCTGCGGCTGCATGGCCAGCCCGAGGAAGTCGCGGCCGCCGTCTGTGCCTTTGACAGCCTGGATCACGCGGTCGAATGCGTCAGCGTGACGATCCAGTCGGGCATCCCCATGGCGCGGATCGAATTCGTCGACGCGGCCTCGGCCCGTGCCTTCAACCTGCATTCGGGCAGCGGCCTGCCGGAAAAGCCGCATCTCATGATCGAATTCCACGGATCGCCCGGTTCTGTCCGCGAGGATGCGGCCCGATTTGGGGACATTGCCGCCGAATTCGGCGCCCAAGGGTTCGCCTGGGCCACCACCGCCGAGGATCGTGCCCGGTTGTGGCGGATGCGGCACGGCGCCTATCATGCCTGCCTGGCGCTGCGGCCCGGCGCCTCGGGGCTGATCACGGATGTCTGCGTGCCGATGTCGCACCTTCCTGCCGCCGTTCATGCCGCAGCCGCCGATATTGCGGCCGAAGGTCTGGTCGGTCCGATCCTGGGCCATGTGGGCGACGGCAACTTCCATTCGCTGCTGCTGGTCGATCCCGCCGATGCCGCCGAGATGGCCGCCGCCAAGCGCGTCGCCATTCGCATGGCCGAACGCGCCCTTGCCGTGTGGGGCACGATCAGCGGCGAACATGGCGTGGGCATCGGCAAGCGGGGACTGATGGCCGCCCAGCATGGCGAGGGCTGGGACGTGATGGGGCAGATCAAGGCGGCACTTGATCCCCACGACATCCTGAACCCCGGAAAGCTGGTGCCGGACCGGAACTAG
- a CDS encoding glycosyltransferase translates to MDRNRISPLYPTPPQGRYDALPEGLHAETAARSDRAYVTLVTNSDYLPGAEALLRSLKLTGTRAELVVMHRGLGPAHLARLRAHGARLIAADLLPTSDSFDRTHARDALHARAAFTQGGKPDFHTPLDNFVKLRLWQLDYDRCVFIDADAVVLRPVEKLFDLPEFCAAPNVYDGLDGFHRMNSGVFTARPDARTFQAMMAHLDRPGVFWRRTDQTFLQDYFPDWHGLSIHHNMLQYVWMNMPELWSWEDIRILHFQYEKPWQDHDKTHLLRPLIELWRAIAEGQPVPDLAAQVRPAA, encoded by the coding sequence ATGGACAGAAACCGGATTTCCCCGCTTTATCCCACCCCGCCGCAGGGCAGGTACGATGCCCTGCCGGAGGGCCTGCACGCCGAAACGGCGGCCCGGTCCGACCGGGCCTATGTCACGCTTGTGACCAATTCCGACTATCTGCCGGGGGCCGAGGCGCTGTTGCGGTCGCTGAAGCTGACAGGCACGCGGGCCGAACTGGTGGTGATGCACAGGGGTCTGGGTCCCGCCCATCTGGCGCGGCTGCGCGCGCATGGCGCCCGGCTGATCGCGGCTGACCTGCTGCCCACGTCGGACAGCTTCGACCGCACCCATGCCCGCGATGCGCTGCACGCCCGCGCGGCCTTTACCCAGGGTGGCAAGCCCGATTTCCACACGCCGCTGGACAACTTCGTCAAGCTGCGGCTGTGGCAGCTTGATTATGACCGCTGCGTCTTCATCGACGCCGATGCCGTGGTGCTGCGCCCTGTGGAAAAGCTGTTCGACCTGCCGGAGTTCTGCGCCGCACCCAATGTCTATGACGGGCTGGACGGGTTCCACCGCATGAACTCGGGCGTGTTCACCGCGCGTCCCGACGCCCGCACCTTTCAGGCGATGATGGCGCATCTGGACCGGCCGGGGGTTTTCTGGCGGCGGACGGACCAGACCTTCCTGCAGGACTATTTCCCGGACTGGCACGGCCTGTCGATCCATCACAACATGCTGCAATATGTCTGGATGAACATGCCCGAGCTGTGGAGCTGGGAGGACATCCGCATCCTGCATTTCCAATATGAGAAACCCTGGCAGGATCACGACAAAACCCATCTGCTGCGTCCCTTGATCGAGTTGTGGCGCGCCATTGCCGAAGGCCAGCCCGTGCCCGACCTGGCCGCCCAGGTCCGCCCGGCCGCCTGA
- a CDS encoding NAD-dependent epimerase/dehydratase family protein — protein MRIALTGASGIVGDFVLRAAQRAGHRVTRLDRSNGFRLGDAPDLMGHDALIHCAFAHAPGRYRGGEGEDPDGFLRLNRDGTCRLFDAAVRGRVGRIVFLSSRAIHDGHPPGTLLHDDLPARPANLYGQVKADAEDYLAGLPLSGTAIRATGVYGHSGKWRGLFTDYLAGRPIQPRVATEVHGDDLAAAILLLLGQPDPPPQVNCSDLVLDRHDLLAEVRALTGCPHPLPSRVDPAALRIQTCDRLEALGWRPGGVAKLRATLPLLLSSSEKYPWG, from the coding sequence ATGCGCATCGCGCTGACCGGCGCATCGGGTATCGTCGGCGACTTTGTCCTGCGCGCAGCCCAGCGGGCAGGACACAGGGTCACGCGGCTGGATCGCAGCAACGGCTTTCGCCTGGGCGATGCCCCCGACCTGATGGGCCATGATGCGCTAATCCATTGCGCCTTTGCCCACGCCCCCGGCCGGTATCGCGGCGGCGAAGGGGAGGATCCCGATGGTTTCCTGCGCCTGAACCGGGACGGTACCTGTCGCCTTTTCGATGCGGCTGTTCGCGGCCGCGTGGGACGCATCGTCTTTCTGTCCTCGCGTGCGATCCATGACGGCCATCCCCCCGGCACCCTCCTGCACGACGACCTGCCCGCCCGACCCGCCAACCTGTATGGCCAGGTCAAGGCGGATGCCGAGGATTACCTCGCCGGCCTTCCCCTTTCGGGCACAGCGATCCGCGCAACCGGCGTTTATGGCCATTCCGGCAAATGGCGCGGCCTGTTCACCGACTATCTGGCAGGCCGCCCCATCCAGCCCCGCGTCGCCACCGAGGTTCACGGCGACGACCTTGCCGCCGCGATCCTGCTGCTCCTGGGCCAGCCGGACCCTCCCCCGCAGGTGAATTGCAGCGACCTAGTCCTGGATCGCCACGACCTGCTGGCCGAAGTCCGGGCCTTGACCGGCTGCCCGCATCCCTTGCCTTCCCGTGTGGATCCGGCAGCCCTGCGCATCCAGACCTGTGACCGGCTGGAGGCGCTTGGCTGGCGGCCCGGCGGGGTGGCGAAACTGCGCGCCACCCTGCCCCTGCTGCTGTCTTCTTCAGAAAAATATCCTTGGGGGTAG
- the cobT gene encoding cobaltochelatase subunit CobT, whose product MKKSDNPADPFKKALSEATRALADDRELNVTFSADPSGVAGDTMRLPQVSRRMGRDEVLQARGTADALAMRMRHHDAATHSRFAPAGPMARELYEAMETARCEALGARDMPGALSNIDARLGADADKKGYGQIKAPADAPLAVAAGYIVRQAATGRVLPSSAQHVADLWRPFVEQQAGGSLAHVNEVLADQAAFSRLSRQVISDLGYADQLGDDPDQPEDDDADESAEQDEEAGDNQSRDQDDSEDAEASPEQSQEQQQDERQAQVSMDDQSDDQLTDEAEIPESETPPDLPPPVSDASADYKVFAQAWDEEIRAEDLADPAELERLRAYLDKQLEPLRGAVSRLANKLQRRLQAQQNRSWEFDKEEGVLDAGRLARVVANPTTPLSFKVEKDTEFRDTVVTLLIDNSGSMRGRPISIAAICADVLARTLERCSVKVEILGFTTRAWKGGQSREAWLQAGRPAQPGRLNDLRHIIYKPADAPWRRVRPNLGLMMKEGLLKENIDGEALEWAHRRLVRRSEVRKILMVISDGAPVDDSTLSVNPANYLEKHLRDVIAMVEKRRMVELLAIGIGHDVTRYYERAVTITDADQLAGAITEQLAALFDADPRKRARVLGMARRA is encoded by the coding sequence ATGAAAAAGTCCGACAACCCTGCCGATCCCTTCAAGAAGGCCTTGTCCGAGGCGACCCGCGCCCTGGCCGACGACCGGGAACTGAACGTCACCTTCAGCGCCGATCCGTCCGGCGTGGCGGGCGATACGATGCGCCTGCCGCAGGTCAGCCGCCGCATGGGCCGGGACGAGGTCTTGCAGGCGCGCGGCACCGCCGATGCCCTGGCGATGCGGATGCGCCACCACGATGCGGCGACCCATTCGCGCTTTGCCCCGGCCGGGCCGATGGCGAGAGAGCTTTACGAGGCCATGGAAACCGCCCGCTGCGAGGCGCTTGGCGCGCGCGATATGCCGGGCGCCTTGTCCAACATCGACGCCCGCCTTGGCGCGGATGCCGACAAGAAGGGCTATGGCCAGATCAAGGCCCCCGCCGATGCGCCCCTGGCGGTGGCGGCAGGCTATATCGTGCGCCAGGCGGCGACAGGCCGCGTCCTGCCTTCCAGTGCGCAGCACGTCGCAGATCTGTGGCGCCCGTTCGTCGAACAGCAGGCGGGTGGATCGCTGGCCCATGTGAACGAGGTGCTGGCCGACCAGGCGGCATTTTCACGCCTGTCCCGGCAGGTGATCAGCGATCTGGGCTATGCGGACCAGTTGGGCGACGATCCCGACCAGCCCGAAGACGACGACGCCGACGAGAGTGCCGAACAGGACGAGGAAGCGGGCGACAACCAGTCCCGCGACCAGGACGACAGCGAGGATGCCGAAGCCTCGCCCGAGCAATCCCAGGAGCAGCAGCAGGACGAACGGCAGGCCCAGGTCAGCATGGACGACCAGTCCGACGACCAGTTGACCGACGAGGCAGAGATACCCGAGTCGGAAACCCCGCCTGACCTGCCGCCTCCGGTCAGCGACGCAAGTGCGGATTACAAGGTCTTTGCCCAGGCTTGGGACGAGGAAATCAGGGCCGAGGATCTGGCCGATCCTGCCGAACTGGAAAGGTTGCGCGCCTATCTGGACAAGCAGCTTGAACCCTTGCGGGGCGCCGTGTCGCGGCTGGCCAACAAGCTGCAGCGCCGCCTGCAGGCCCAGCAGAACCGCAGTTGGGAATTCGACAAGGAAGAAGGCGTGCTGGACGCCGGGCGCCTGGCGCGGGTTGTGGCGAACCCGACCACGCCGCTGTCCTTCAAGGTCGAAAAGGATACCGAGTTCCGCGATACGGTGGTGACACTTCTGATCGACAATTCCGGGTCCATGCGCGGGCGTCCCATCAGTATCGCCGCCATCTGCGCTGACGTTCTGGCCCGCACCCTGGAGCGGTGCAGCGTCAAGGTGGAAATCCTGGGCTTTACCACCCGTGCCTGGAAGGGCGGCCAATCGCGCGAAGCCTGGTTGCAGGCAGGCCGTCCCGCCCAGCCGGGGCGCCTGAATGATCTGCGCCACATCATCTACAAGCCCGCCGATGCGCCTTGGCGGCGGGTGCGGCCGAATCTGGGGCTGATGATGAAGGAAGGGTTGCTCAAGGAAAACATCGACGGCGAGGCCCTGGAATGGGCGCACAGGCGGTTGGTGCGGAGATCCGAAGTGCGCAAGATCCTGATGGTGATTTCCGACGGCGCGCCGGTCGACGATTCGACCCTTTCGGTCAATCCGGCGAACTATCTGGAAAAGCACCTGCGCGACGTGATCGCCATGGTGGAAAAGCGGCGCATGGTCGAACTGTTGGCGATCGGCATCGGCCACGATGTGACGCGTTATTACGAACGCGCGGTTACGATCACCGATGCCGACCAGTTGGCGGGCGCAATCACCGAGCAACTGGCGGCGCTGTTCGACGCCGATCCGCGCAAGCGGGCGCGGGTGTTGGGAATGGCTCGTCGCGCCTGA
- a CDS encoding NADPH-dependent FMN reductase, which produces MTKPRIGVIISSTRDTRFADKPAAWLMDKVKDHPDLEFDLIDLRDQNLPFFNEPASNLWMPSSDPNAVAWQEKLAGFDGFVFVVAEYNRSITGALKNALDQAYKEWNRKPFAALAYGSLGGARALEHLRLIGIELQMVPLRNAVHIGGGDFFKVSPLGSDAPMSEIEAHLEGSLNAMLDELAWWAKTLQTARG; this is translated from the coding sequence ATGACCAAACCCCGCATCGGCGTGATTATCAGCTCTACCCGCGACACGCGTTTTGCCGACAAGCCTGCGGCCTGGCTGATGGACAAGGTCAAGGATCACCCCGACCTGGAGTTTGACCTGATCGACCTGCGCGACCAGAACCTGCCCTTCTTCAACGAGCCTGCATCGAACCTGTGGATGCCGTCGAGCGATCCGAATGCGGTGGCATGGCAGGAAAAGCTGGCGGGCTTCGACGGCTTCGTCTTTGTTGTCGCCGAATATAACCGGTCCATCACGGGGGCGCTGAAGAATGCGCTGGACCAGGCTTACAAGGAATGGAACCGCAAGCCGTTCGCGGCGCTCGCCTATGGCAGCCTGGGCGGGGCGCGGGCGCTGGAGCATCTGCGCCTGATCGGGATCGAGCTTCAGATGGTGCCCCTGCGCAACGCCGTCCATATCGGCGGGGGCGATTTCTTCAAAGTATCTCCCTTGGGGTCGGACGCCCCGATGAGCGAGATAGAAGCCCATCTGGAAGGCTCGCTGAACGCCATGCTGGACGAACTCGCCTGGTGGGCCAAGACCCTGCAGACCGCCCGGGGCTGA